The sequence TCGATTCTCTTACTAATTTCCTCTAGGTTCCTTTTTAAAACCTCTGCCTGATCTTGCAAATACGCCATTTCTTCCTTGGGTGTTATTTCACCGGGATATGGATAAACCCAGCCTCCAAAGGCAGGTAAACCATACCATGCTCTTACCCCTCCTGGCAATCCTGTTGCCCAGAACCAGTGTCTCCAACCTCTACCTCTACCAAACCAGCCTCTGCCCCAGCCAAGCCTTCCAATCCCGGGTACAGGGTTCAGATATCCGGGAACAGGATATCCAGCGCAATAACCGGCAGCTCTACCTGTCATTGGTCCCAGTCCAAGTGGTCCAGTACGATCTCCTAACGGCATCACTTATCCTCCTCTCTTATTTCAAATAAATAATGATAATCATTATCATTTGTTTCAAAAAAAATTTATTTATTTTTACATCTATCACATATCCCGTAAAACATTACCTGATGATTCTTGATTTCAAAATTATACTTTCTTGATAGTGCGTTCTCCAAATCCTCAAAAAACCTCTTTTCTTCCTCGCTAAAATCTCTATAATCTACTACTTGGCCACAAATGGTACATATAAGATGATGGTGATGTTTAGGACCTTTGGAATCCTCAGACAATTCATATCTTGCCCTTCCATCTCCAAAGTCAAACTTATTAACAATTCCCATTTCCACTAAAAGCTCAAGAGTCCTGTATATCGTGGCAAGACCGATTGACGGATACTGCTTATGAACCTCTAAATAAATCTCCTCTGCACTTAAGTGCTCGCTGGTTCTACTTAAGACCTCCAGAATTGCCTGCCTTGGTATAGTTAATCTATACCCCCATCCTCGGAACCTATTATGCCACCAGTGTGGACCCATCATAGTCATTCTCCCTTTAATTATCAAATAGTAATGATAATTATTCTCAATTGGAAATTTAATAGAATTATTTTATTATGTCAATACCCTTGTAAAGAAAATTACATGAACTATCTTTCTTATGCCATTCTAAAGAAAATCGAATTACATATGGCTAACAAGCAACCAAGAGTTCCTATTACAATTACACACACATCTGTCTCTACGAAGAGCTAGCGCAAGCAAGGACATGGCAAACTATTTCGTAAAATGCTTAATCTGTCCAGAACAATCTCTTATGTAGTAAAGACTTCCAAACGTTTTTCAAAAACAAACTAAGTTACCCATACTTATAGATAATGGTTAGAAGACAGAAACTCGCATTAAGGACTATATATCAAAAATTTTCCCTGGATTCAAAATATTATTAGGATCGAATGCAAGCTTTATTTTTTTCATTATCTCGATTGTTTTTTTATCAAGGACCAAATTGATATACTGTTTCCTTTTGTGACCGATACCATGTTCACCGCTGATAGTACCGCCAAGATCTACAGCTATCTGGAAAATTTCCCTTCTTATAGCAGGCAGAATAGAATACCATTTATCAAGACTCATTTCAGGCTTTTTAACCACCCTAACATGTATATTACCATCACCAGCATGACCATAACATGGTATCAAAACCTTATATTTTTCAGAAAGTATTTCCATCTTCTTTACAAAAGTTGGAATCTCGCTAATTGGGACAACTATATCCTCAGAGGTCTGATTTGAACTGATTACGATAAACGACTCTGGAATATTTTGTCTTACCTTCCACACTCTCTGGAGCGTCGTATGATTATCGGCGACATAAACCTCAATAGCTTTGTTTTCAAAACACAATTCACCTATTGTTTCATAATCTCTTTCAAGACTTTCTTTATTATTTCCATCCAGTTCAATTAAAAGCATTGCACCAGCTTTCTCATAAGGTAGATGTTCATTCAAATATTTACAGGCATTATGCACAGCAAGTTTACTCATAAATTCTATTGCTGTCGGTATGATGTGACCGTTTGTCATTATCTTAGGCACAGTTCTCAAAGCAGTCTCAACATCTTCAAAAAGGACAAGTAGGGCAACTCTCGCCGTGGGTAACGGTAATAGTTTTATAATTATTTTTGTAAAAATACCAAGTGTACCTTCAGAACCAACCATCAATTTCACGAGATCATACCCAACTACATCTTTCATTCTCTTCCCACCAAGAGTTATTATATCTCCTTCAGGTGTAACAACTTCAATTCCAAGTATATACCTTCCTGTAACACCATACTTCACAGCTCTACCACCACCTGCATTTTCAGCAACATTTCCACCTATATAGCAGGATTCTACACTCATAGGATAACCAGGAAAAAACAACCCATAGTCTTTTAACTTTTCATTTATTTCATTTGTTATAACTCCCGGTTCCACAACAGCCACAAGGTTTTTCGTATCTATTTCCAGAATTTTATTCATTTTTTCAAAGGAAAGTACAATACCCCTAAAAATAGGCACAGCACCTCCTGATAAACCACTACCAGCCCCTCTTGGAGTTACCGGTATTCTATGCTTGTTTGCAAGTTTCATAATCTCAGAAATTTCATCTGCACTAGTTGGTTTGATAACAACTTCAGGCATACTGGAATATTCTTTCTCAGATACCTCATCGTGAGAATAGGGTTCAAGCTTTTCCTCATCGCCGTAGATAACATTTTTTGGGCCAACGATTTTCTTCAGCCTTTCTACGATATCAGGTGTAACTCTGTTATATTTACTCTCCAAAGCTATTACTCCTCTATTAATTTCCGGTCCTGATCTTCTTGATCCTTTCAATCAATGCAGGTAAAAAATCAAAGAGGTCAGCTACAATTCCAAGATCAGATACATGGAAAATTTGCGCCTCCGGATCATTATTAATTGCAATTATATTCTCGGCTGTTTTAATACCAGCTAGGTGTTGAACAGACCCGGAAATTCCAATAGCAATATATAATTTTGGACTTATTGTTTTACCACTTAATCCAACCTGATGTGGATAGCTTACCCAACCAAGATCAACAGCATCCCTTGAAGCTCCTATAGCACCATCCAGTAGCTTTGCAAGTTCATGGACCATTTTAAAATTATCTTCTTTTTTAAACCCCCTTCCACCAGCAACTACAATCTCAGCATCCTGGATATTTGCTCCTTCTTCCCCGATCTCTCTGAAGCCGACTCTTTTTACCCTAGAATTCAATGTAATACCATCTATTTTAACTTTTTCAATATCCCCCTTACCTCTAAAATCTCTTTTCAAAGGCTTATTGGAATGTGGTCTAACAGTTGCTATTTGAGGTCTGGTATTAGGTGTTTTTATTGTTGCTAAAATATTTCCACCAATTGCAGGTCTTGTCTGGATAAGGTTTCCAGTTCCTTCTTCAATGTCAAGTCCCGTACAATCTGCCGTCAAACCTGTATTACATTTAGTCGCAACTGCAGGCATTAGAGTTCTACCCATTGTCGTAGCACTGGCAATAATTATTTCAGGACTATATTTTTTTATTAACTCTACCATAACATTTGTGTAAGGTTCAGGTAAAAAATATTCTAGTCTATAGTCTTCCACAACCAAAACTTTATCAGCCCCGTAATATATCAATTCCTTAAGTTCATCATCATCAAATGATTTCCCCATTAACAAAGCCACAAGCTTGACACCTAGCTTATCTGCTAAATGTCTACCCCGTGCTAAAAGTTCAAAAGAAACAGTTTTTATATTACCATTCTTCTGCTCACCCAATATCCACACATTACCTTTATTCATAGCAGCCTCTTATTTATAGTATTTCCTTTGATTTTAGAAATTCAATAAAGCTATCAACAGCTTCATTTATATCATCTTCGTCTTTAACATATACCATTTGTCCATTTCTAGCTATTTTAGGTTTGCTTATCTTAACAACTCGTGTAGGCGATCCATTTAATCCAATCTTCTTCTCATCAGCATCTATATCCTCAGGTCCCCACATTTTTATTTCTATACTTTTTGATTTCTGCTTACCCCTTAATGTGGGTAACCGGGGATAGTTTATCTCTTTTACTACAGTCAAAAGGGCTGGTAATTCAACTTCTAATATTTCATACCCCTCCTCAATTATTCTTTCTACAATTATTTTATCATTGTATACCTCTTTGATTGAACTAACATATGTAACAAAGGGTATATCAAGCCAGGCACCAATTCCGGGACCAACCTGACCAGTATCGCCATCTGTCGCCCTTTCCCCGCATATTATCATGTCAAAATCCCCTATCTTCCTGACTGCTTGAGCTATTGTATACGAAGTTGCCCATGTATCTGCACCTGCAAACCTTTTATCCGTTAATAAAATTCCGTCATCGCATCCCATCGCTATTGCTTCCCTTACCGCCTCCTCAGCCTTGGGTGGACCCATACTCACTACTATAACCTCACCACTATAATTTTCCTTCAAAGATATGCCCTCTTCAATTGCATATAAATCAAGTGGATTAATTATCTGTTCCACTCCTTCCCTTATCATTGTACCAGTCTTTGGATCCATCTTAACATTACTTGTCTCAGGCACTTGTTTAATCGGTACTATTATTCTCAATTCATATCCTCCTATCTGGATTCAATATATAAAAATACCCGAAGATTAATACTTTTTTTCGTTTTTTTCATTAGACTTTTTAGAAAATTTAATTATTTATTCTTTGTTTATTCTGTTTTTCATTTGCTCAACAATGGAACGCACTTCATCTAAACTATTTCTCACTCTATCAATTAATTCCTGAATTTTTGCCTCTTCTGTTCTTTCAATTTCACCTTCGCTCATCTATTCATCCCCGAATTTATTTTACAGCTTATATTACACCTTTTTATTTTATTTATCCTACACTTTCCCTAAA comes from Candidatus Neomarinimicrobiota bacterium and encodes:
- a CDS encoding DUF5320 domain-containing protein encodes the protein MPLGDRTGPLGLGPMTGRAAGYCAGYPVPGYLNPVPGIGRLGWGRGWFGRGRGWRHWFWATGLPGGVRAWYGLPAFGGWVYPYPGEITPKEEMAYLQDQAEVLKRNLEEISKRIETLEKESQSKKE
- a CDS encoding transcriptional repressor, which translates into the protein MMGPHWWHNRFRGWGYRLTIPRQAILEVLSRTSEHLSAEEIYLEVHKQYPSIGLATIYRTLELLVEMGIVNKFDFGDGRARYELSEDSKGPKHHHHLICTICGQVVDYRDFSEEEKRFFEDLENALSRKYNFEIKNHQVMFYGICDRCKNK
- a CDS encoding FAD-binding protein — encoded protein: MESKYNRVTPDIVERLKKIVGPKNVIYGDEEKLEPYSHDEVSEKEYSSMPEVVIKPTSADEISEIMKLANKHRIPVTPRGAGSGLSGGAVPIFRGIVLSFEKMNKILEIDTKNLVAVVEPGVITNEINEKLKDYGLFFPGYPMSVESCYIGGNVAENAGGGRAVKYGVTGRYILGIEVVTPEGDIITLGGKRMKDVVGYDLVKLMVGSEGTLGIFTKIIIKLLPLPTARVALLVLFEDVETALRTVPKIMTNGHIIPTAIEFMSKLAVHNACKYLNEHLPYEKAGAMLLIELDGNNKESLERDYETIGELCFENKAIEVYVADNHTTLQRVWKVRQNIPESFIVISSNQTSEDIVVPISEIPTFVKKMEILSEKYKVLIPCYGHAGDGNIHVRVVKKPEMSLDKWYSILPAIRREIFQIAVDLGGTISGEHGIGHKRKQYINLVLDKKTIEIMKKIKLAFDPNNILNPGKIFDI
- a CDS encoding electron transfer flavoprotein subunit alpha/FixB family protein; the protein is MNKGNVWILGEQKNGNIKTVSFELLARGRHLADKLGVKLVALLMGKSFDDDELKELIYYGADKVLVVEDYRLEYFLPEPYTNVMVELIKKYSPEIIIASATTMGRTLMPAVATKCNTGLTADCTGLDIEEGTGNLIQTRPAIGGNILATIKTPNTRPQIATVRPHSNKPLKRDFRGKGDIEKVKIDGITLNSRVKRVGFREIGEEGANIQDAEIVVAGGRGFKKEDNFKMVHELAKLLDGAIGASRDAVDLGWVSYPHQVGLSGKTISPKLYIAIGISGSVQHLAGIKTAENIIAINNDPEAQIFHVSDLGIVADLFDFLPALIERIKKIRTGN
- a CDS encoding electron transfer flavoprotein subunit beta/FixA family protein → MRIIVPIKQVPETSNVKMDPKTGTMIREGVEQIINPLDLYAIEEGISLKENYSGEVIVVSMGPPKAEEAVREAIAMGCDDGILLTDKRFAGADTWATSYTIAQAVRKIGDFDMIICGERATDGDTGQVGPGIGAWLDIPFVTYVSSIKEVYNDKIIVERIIEEGYEILEVELPALLTVVKEINYPRLPTLRGKQKSKSIEIKMWGPEDIDADEKKIGLNGSPTRVVKISKPKIARNGQMVYVKDEDDINEAVDSFIEFLKSKEIL